The Eubacteriales bacterium genome window below encodes:
- the hpt gene encoding hypoxanthine phosphoribosyltransferase, with amino-acid sequence MGKILEKDIKNVLLTKEQIEKRVAEMGKQISEDYAGKDIIMVGILRGAAIFYADLAREISLPVHMNFMAISSYDLSSISSGAVRINYDLEEDITGKDVIIVEDIIDTGLTLKYLYENLEARGPKSLKTCCCLDKPSRRKVEFKPDYVGFEVPDEFIVGYGLDYAQKYRNLEYLGALKEEIYRC; translated from the coding sequence ATGGGGAAAATTTTAGAGAAAGATATAAAAAACGTATTACTAACAAAAGAACAGATAGAAAAAAGAGTTGCGGAGATGGGGAAACAGATAAGTGAAGACTACGCAGGTAAAGATATAATTATGGTTGGAATACTCCGTGGAGCGGCAATTTTCTATGCTGACTTGGCAAGGGAAATAAGCTTGCCGGTACATATGAATTTTATGGCTATATCCTCTTACGACTTAAGCTCTATATCATCTGGCGCTGTCAGGATAAACTACGATTTAGAAGAGGATATAACAGGCAAAGACGTCATTATTGTTGAGGACATAATAGATACCGGTCTTACACTTAAATATCTTTATGAAAACTTAGAGGCCAGAGGCCCTAAGTCTTTAAAGACATGCTGTTGCCTTGACAAACCGTCGAGGAGGAAAGTTGAATTCAAGCCAGATTATGTAGGATTTGAAGTACCGGATGAATTTATCGTTGGCTATGGTCTTGACTATGCTCAAAAATACAGGAATTTGGAATATTTAGGAGCACTAAAAGAGGAAATTTATAGGTGTTAG
- the hpt gene encoding hypoxanthine phosphoribosyltransferase: MLNDIERVCITKEQIENRLNELAEKINEDFGAEKLIVICVLRGAIMFFADIFRRLNMDARMAFLDVSSYGSKTESEGNVHLRYDLDADIEGENVLIVEDIIDSGNTLKYVLDLLKIRQPKTIKTCCLLDKISRRKVNIVPDYTGFVIKDEFVVGYGLDYSEVYRNMNLVGVLKKEIYS, encoded by the coding sequence ATGTTAAATGATATTGAAAGAGTCTGTATTACAAAAGAGCAAATCGAGAATCGCCTTAATGAACTTGCCGAAAAGATAAATGAAGATTTTGGTGCCGAAAAGCTCATAGTTATATGCGTTTTACGAGGCGCGATAATGTTTTTTGCAGATATTTTCCGCCGGCTTAATATGGATGCAAGAATGGCATTTTTAGATGTCTCGTCTTATGGAAGCAAAACTGAGTCTGAAGGAAACGTACATTTACGGTATGACCTCGATGCAGATATAGAAGGTGAAAACGTACTTATTGTAGAGGATATAATCGATAGTGGAAATACGCTTAAATATGTTTTGGACCTATTAAAGATAAGGCAACCTAAAACGATAAAAACGTGCTGCCTTTTAGATAAAATATCGAGGCGCAAGGTCAATATAGTCCCAGATTATACGGGATTTGTTATTAAAGATGAGTTTGTTGTCGGCTATGGACTTGATTACAGCGAAGTTTATAGGAACATGAACTTGGTAGGAGTATTAAAAAAAGAGATTTACAGTTAA
- the tilS gene encoding tRNA lysidine(34) synthetase TilS, giving the protein MFNSVREFLKTTECNGKKVAVACSGGPDSMALLHAINSLKKDFSLSLVCLHYDHGIREESNLDAIFVKRFCDINGIPFIMEKGNVPLLAFKNGQTLEMAAREARYAFFERASRENDIYAVMVAHHLEDNIESILLHFIRGSGISGLIGMSEIRNPNIWRPMLDVKKEDILNYIEENAIEYREDVTNQDIKYTRNFLRKDIIPKLLKINPNLYSALRRTSDILRAENEFMDTIANRLLDSFVDLSDGVITIKTKDLNELHISIRRRVLRNSISALFGLTDISLKNIEDIIVLCEKSITNKEVSIKRALIAQIEYGELKIYKNTSGKKKLFTESLNEIIEFDKAHDKIIEIKDFCIEIKKSFDKDLSCKDENEEYLDLDKLPRSMVFRGRQTGDFIYPLNLGGKKKLKDYLSDKKIPLEKRNELVVLAHGPEVFWVSGIGISQRVALSEETKNILLIRLFKI; this is encoded by the coding sequence ATGTTTAATTCAGTAAGAGAATTTTTGAAAACTACAGAATGTAATGGTAAGAAAGTAGCTGTAGCATGCTCCGGCGGCCCGGATTCTATGGCGCTTTTGCATGCCATAAATAGCTTGAAAAAAGACTTTTCGCTATCTCTTGTCTGCTTGCATTATGATCATGGCATAAGAGAAGAGTCTAACTTAGACGCTATCTTTGTCAAAAGATTTTGCGATATAAATGGTATACCCTTTATAATGGAAAAAGGAAACGTTCCTTTACTGGCCTTCAAAAACGGACAAACCCTTGAAATGGCAGCACGGGAGGCCAGATATGCCTTTTTTGAAAGGGCAAGCCGTGAAAATGATATTTATGCCGTGATGGTAGCACATCATTTGGAGGATAATATAGAGAGTATTTTGCTTCATTTTATCAGGGGAAGCGGTATTTCAGGGCTAATAGGCATGAGCGAAATACGCAATCCTAATATCTGGCGCCCTATGCTAGATGTGAAAAAGGAAGATATACTAAATTATATTGAAGAAAATGCCATTGAGTACAGGGAGGACGTAACAAATCAAGATATAAAATATACGAGAAATTTTTTAAGGAAGGATATAATACCTAAACTTCTTAAAATAAACCCAAATTTATATTCGGCGCTTAGAAGGACGAGCGATATATTACGTGCTGAAAATGAATTTATGGATACTATAGCTAACAGGCTTTTAGATTCTTTTGTTGATCTAAGCGACGGTGTTATAACTATAAAGACAAAAGATTTAAATGAATTACATATAAGTATCAGGCGAAGGGTTTTAAGAAATTCCATAAGTGCTTTATTTGGTTTAACTGATATATCGCTTAAAAATATAGAAGATATAATTGTTTTGTGTGAAAAGTCTATAACAAATAAAGAAGTAAGCATAAAAAGGGCGCTTATAGCTCAAATTGAATATGGCGAACTTAAGATATATAAAAATACAAGTGGAAAAAAGAAATTATTTACAGAAAGTTTAAACGAAATTATTGAATTCGACAAGGCACATGATAAGATAATAGAAATAAAAGATTTTTGTATAGAAATAAAGAAATCTTTTGATAAGGACTTATCATGTAAAGATGAAAACGAAGAATATTTAGATTTAGACAAACTTCCTAGAAGCATGGTTTTTAGAGGCAGGCAAACGGGAGATTTTATATATCCTTTGAATCTTGGCGGCAAGAAAAAACTTAAAGATTATCTATCGGATAAAAAAATACCGCTTGAAAAACGGAATGAACTAGTAGTTTTAGCACATGGGCCGGAGGTGTTTTGGGTGTCTGGCATAGGTATTTCGCAAAGAGTTGCGTTAAGTGAAGAGACTAAAAATATTTTGCTTATAAGGCTTTTTAAAATATAA
- the spoIIE gene encoding stage II sporulation protein E: MQALKSAEKKSSIEIAARLVLLSGISFIISFIITNTVFLDTIAPSGICLIAASRKNSKINLYGVILGALLGALTLKSQLIGVYSSAAVIMGGLTILQKYTLKNNSRLVSYLMVAVSFLSAFLLFKNKTPYDFIVTIFEIFLSFVLIYIFEKALSVFFASAKKNILSEEEIVCSAFLALSVLLSFGWVKLAGISPVNIICMFAVLTVSYIGGAGLGAILGATLGMLSSLTLGTGVGLIASMSFMALIAGLFKRSNKYFAALSFTMINIVFVILTLTATSNELVPILESIIAAAIFLTLPNKMLKSMARFVDINVLRTYEQEIHFNRFKKATVGRLKEIANVFFTTGELFKTTAEENANIDSDVSGVIEEVAARTCESCVFCRTCWGTDFINTYSILQKMYVSHEKYGRIDRTKIPLNFQKKCMDINTLIKNAQNVFAGFLINARWKKKVEESRLVTGEQLVGVSRIIGALGYEMDLGLSFLDEAEEDIRNRLVKNGIAVKEVAVESFNSSVSVYVKTPACKGNHVCHTIILKEINESLGKKMMLREYECYPGKKVCDLRYEEKKKLSVMTGVASLPKKKVSGDTHSFLTLKDGRYLSILCDGMGSGEKARKESDAAVSLIENFYKAGFDDKTVFDTINRLMILKGPNDMFSTVDVCMLDLVKCSAQFTKIGAERSYILHEGEVSKVEAGALPIGILDEVTPATSFKTIAPDDYIVMVTDGISDLFEEEEMSEIIEGTILEDSSPQTAAENILRLALSRIEDKMKDDMTVMVTKAYGEQEN, encoded by the coding sequence ATGCAAGCTTTAAAATCGGCGGAGAAGAAATCCAGCATAGAGATTGCGGCCCGCTTGGTATTACTGTCTGGAATTTCATTTATTATCTCATTTATTATTACTAACACTGTTTTTTTAGATACAATAGCACCATCTGGTATTTGCCTGATAGCTGCTTCGCGGAAAAATTCTAAAATAAATCTATATGGCGTAATACTGGGCGCTTTATTAGGTGCCTTAACTTTAAAATCTCAGTTAATAGGCGTATACAGTTCTGCTGCCGTTATAATGGGTGGGTTGACTATATTGCAAAAGTATACGCTCAAAAATAACAGCAGGTTGGTTTCGTATTTGATGGTTGCAGTTTCTTTTTTGTCTGCATTTTTATTGTTTAAAAACAAAACCCCGTATGATTTTATAGTTACTATATTCGAGATATTCTTAAGTTTCGTACTTATATACATATTTGAAAAAGCATTAAGCGTATTTTTTGCGTCTGCTAAAAAAAATATTTTATCTGAAGAGGAAATAGTATGTTCGGCATTTTTGGCATTAAGCGTATTACTTAGCTTTGGCTGGGTCAAGCTGGCCGGGATATCACCTGTAAATATAATATGTATGTTTGCTGTCTTAACCGTATCGTATATCGGCGGGGCAGGCCTAGGCGCCATACTCGGCGCAACTCTTGGGATGCTTTCTTCACTTACTTTAGGTACAGGTGTTGGGCTTATTGCCAGTATGTCGTTTATGGCACTCATAGCAGGGCTGTTTAAAAGGTCTAATAAATATTTTGCGGCACTTTCATTTACAATGATAAACATAGTTTTTGTGATACTTACATTAACGGCTACGTCTAACGAGCTTGTACCGATACTTGAAAGTATAATTGCAGCTGCTATCTTTTTGACGCTTCCGAATAAAATGCTTAAGAGCATGGCAAGGTTCGTGGATATAAACGTACTTAGAACCTATGAGCAGGAGATACATTTCAACCGCTTTAAAAAAGCTACGGTAGGCAGGTTGAAAGAGATAGCAAACGTATTTTTTACGACAGGAGAGCTTTTTAAAACGACCGCCGAGGAAAATGCGAATATAGACAGCGACGTATCCGGAGTAATAGAAGAAGTGGCGGCAAGGACTTGTGAATCGTGTGTATTTTGCAGGACTTGCTGGGGAACAGATTTTATAAATACCTATTCTATACTACAAAAGATGTATGTAAGCCACGAGAAATACGGCAGAATAGACAGGACAAAAATACCGCTAAACTTTCAAAAAAAGTGTATGGACATAAACACGCTTATAAAAAATGCACAGAATGTATTTGCCGGATTTTTGATAAATGCCAGGTGGAAGAAAAAAGTTGAGGAAAGCCGCCTTGTAACAGGGGAGCAGCTTGTTGGTGTTTCTAGGATAATAGGAGCACTTGGATATGAAATGGACTTAGGGCTGTCTTTTTTAGACGAGGCAGAAGAAGATATAAGAAACCGGCTTGTTAAAAATGGTATCGCCGTTAAAGAAGTGGCAGTTGAAAGCTTTAATTCCTCTGTAAGTGTATACGTAAAAACGCCGGCCTGCAAAGGCAACCATGTGTGCCATACGATTATATTAAAGGAGATAAACGAAAGCCTAGGTAAAAAGATGATGCTTAGGGAATACGAATGTTACCCCGGGAAAAAAGTTTGCGATTTAAGGTATGAGGAGAAAAAGAAATTAAGTGTTATGACCGGCGTAGCATCTCTTCCTAAAAAGAAGGTAAGCGGAGATACCCATTCATTTTTAACTTTAAAGGACGGAAGGTATCTTTCAATACTATGCGACGGCATGGGCAGCGGGGAAAAAGCAAGAAAAGAGAGCGATGCAGCAGTGTCGCTTATAGAAAACTTTTATAAAGCAGGATTCGACGATAAAACGGTATTCGATACCATAAACCGCCTTATGATATTAAAAGGGCCAAACGATATGTTTTCTACTGTAGACGTGTGTATGCTAGATTTGGTCAAGTGCAGCGCACAGTTTACCAAGATAGGTGCGGAAAGGTCATATATACTCCATGAGGGAGAGGTATCCAAGGTGGAAGCAGGTGCATTGCCGATAGGCATTTTGGATGAAGTCACGCCGGCTACAAGCTTTAAAACGATAGCCCCAGACGACTATATCGTAATGGTAACAGACGGCATCTCGGACCTTTTTGAAGAGGAAGAAATGAGCGAGATAATTGAAGGCACTATATTAGAAGATTCTTCTCCGCAGACGGCGGCAGAAAATATTTTAAGGCTGGCATTGTCGAGAATCGAAGATAAAATGAAAGACGACATGACAGTTATGGTGACGAAAGCTTACGGGGAACAGGAAAATTAG
- a CDS encoding SH3 domain-containing protein, protein MRKLVSLILCVLMIVSVFTVFASSANAATSASTAGIVSTQYTSLTVRSSNSTSSAVLTTLPKGSYVTLISKSGSWWYVEYAAGKYGYCYASYIAQDTDSFAAYVNTSYSNLNVRSGAGTSYSIQGSLPKNTCIVVISQSGGWSKILYYGRNIGYVSSSFIKAYTSSSVTYPAISLSVPKYSQLDSRWSSYPIANSTIGVIGCATTSLAMTESYRTGTTIYPNEMASKLTYTSGGAVYWPSNYVWSTSSNYLQNIYSQLKLGKPVIVAASKSSGGTHFVVVTGYTGGSYLSASGFTINDAGSRYRTDLQDLFNDYPTFYKIIYYN, encoded by the coding sequence ATGAGGAAATTAGTTTCTTTAATTCTTTGCGTGCTTATGATTGTATCTGTATTTACCGTATTTGCATCTAGTGCAAATGCAGCGACATCGGCGTCTACAGCGGGCATAGTTTCAACTCAGTATACTTCATTGACAGTACGCAGCAGCAATTCAACTTCATCAGCAGTTTTAACTACGTTACCTAAAGGTTCGTATGTCACTTTGATATCGAAATCGGGTTCATGGTGGTATGTTGAATATGCAGCAGGAAAATATGGATATTGTTATGCCAGCTATATAGCACAAGATACTGATAGTTTCGCTGCTTATGTGAATACATCATACAGCAACTTAAACGTTAGAAGCGGAGCGGGAACATCGTATAGCATTCAAGGCTCTCTTCCAAAGAATACTTGCATAGTGGTTATATCCCAGTCTGGAGGATGGAGCAAAATACTTTATTATGGCAGAAATATCGGATATGTCAGCAGCAGCTTTATAAAGGCATATACATCTAGCTCTGTTACTTATCCCGCAATCAGCCTATCTGTTCCTAAATATAGCCAGTTAGACAGCAGATGGAGCAGCTACCCTATAGCAAATTCTACAATAGGGGTAATAGGCTGTGCGACTACATCGCTTGCCATGACAGAATCGTACCGCACTGGAACAACAATATACCCAAACGAGATGGCATCGAAACTTACGTATACGTCCGGCGGAGCTGTTTATTGGCCGAGCAATTATGTATGGTCTACGAGTTCAAACTATCTGCAGAATATATACTCGCAGTTAAAGCTTGGCAAACCAGTTATCGTTGCTGCAAGTAAATCGTCTGGCGGAACGCACTTTGTGGTTGTAACCGGTTATACCGGCGGCAGTTATTTAAGTGCATCTGGGTTTACGATTAACGATGCCGGTTCTAGATACAGAACCGATTTACAGGATCTTTTTAACGATTATCCTACATTTTATAAAATAATATATTATAATTGA
- the murA gene encoding UDP-N-acetylglucosamine 1-carboxyvinyltransferase, translating to MKKIFVRKSPALCGDVFISASKNAILPILAATLLTDRPVTIKNIPLLDDVNAMFNILSGMGSKIYMSGRDFTIDNSKINIYEPYYKSTGALRASILILGPAISRFGSVRIKMPGGCPIGKRPIDMHLNGLSCLGMRYVFKESFLDARAARLCGADISLPYASVGATENILCASVLAKGKTTIKNAAREPEIVDLSNFLIALGADISGAGTSTITINGVKSLESAIYTPIPDRIEAGTFVAASMITNGHITVKNVHSGDMKATLDTFYKMGANLVENPDNSLTISMREDLRPVDVRCMPYPEFPTDMQPIFMSLACAANGVSTICETVFENRFMHAFELCKMKADISINGRIATIKGGKLFGQKVAATDLRAASALTIAGLYASGVTEISNAQFLTRGYENFDVKLRSLGARIRCV from the coding sequence ATGAAAAAGATATTTGTGCGTAAAAGTCCAGCTCTTTGCGGAGATGTTTTTATAAGTGCATCTAAAAATGCAATTTTACCTATTTTAGCAGCAACTCTTTTAACAGATAGGCCTGTTACCATAAAAAATATCCCTCTCTTAGATGACGTTAACGCAATGTTTAACATCCTCTCTGGTATGGGTTCTAAAATCTATATGTCCGGGCGTGATTTTACTATAGATAACTCGAAAATAAATATATATGAACCATACTATAAAAGCACTGGGGCGCTTAGAGCCTCTATTTTAATCTTGGGGCCGGCCATATCGAGGTTTGGTAGCGTCCGTATAAAGATGCCCGGGGGCTGCCCGATAGGGAAACGCCCTATAGATATGCATTTAAATGGGCTTTCATGTCTTGGTATGCGTTACGTTTTTAAAGAAAGCTTTTTAGACGCCCGTGCAGCCAGGCTTTGCGGTGCCGATATATCTCTACCTTACGCCAGCGTAGGAGCAACGGAAAACATCCTTTGTGCCTCGGTTCTCGCAAAAGGAAAGACAACCATAAAAAACGCGGCAAGGGAACCTGAAATAGTAGATCTCTCCAATTTTTTAATTGCTTTAGGTGCAGATATTTCAGGTGCAGGTACTTCTACTATTACTATAAACGGAGTTAAGTCTCTTGAATCTGCTATTTATACGCCGATACCAGATAGGATAGAAGCAGGAACTTTCGTAGCCGCCTCCATGATAACTAATGGGCACATCACTGTAAAAAATGTACATTCGGGCGACATGAAAGCTACTCTTGACACATTTTATAAAATGGGTGCCAACCTAGTAGAAAATCCTGATAATTCCCTTACCATAAGTATGCGGGAAGATTTGCGGCCGGTAGATGTCCGCTGTATGCCGTATCCTGAGTTTCCAACGGATATGCAGCCAATATTTATGTCCCTCGCGTGCGCTGCAAACGGTGTAAGCACTATATGCGAAACTGTCTTTGAAAACCGCTTCATGCATGCCTTCGAACTTTGCAAAATGAAGGCAGATATAAGTATTAACGGACGCATCGCAACGATAAAAGGCGGAAAGCTTTTTGGGCAAAAAGTGGCTGCAACAGATTTACGTGCAGCATCTGCTCTTACTATTGCTGGTCTTTATGCCTCTGGCGTCACCGAAATTAGCAATGCCCAATTTCTGACCAGGGGATATGAAAATTTTGACGTAAAACTAAGGTCTTTAGGTGCACGTATAAGATGCGTTTAA
- the spoIID gene encoding stage II sporulation protein D, which translates to MRRYKSKNKNCIHKKIALNKNLKIILVAVFILLFICIFCNLNSTSTGTKDGTGISIDLDEKDVMVSLYDASIDKIVSLPLEEYVIGVVAAEMPASYEEEALKAQAVAARTFYYYKVKLGGCSETGADVCSRSNHCQAYANNEKLHEKWGDKYDEYYNKIKGCVYSTAGEIITYNGEPIEVLYHASSGGMTEDSQNVFYAARPYLKSVVSENEQSVSSNFYGSVTVSTEKFKSIIEKNGGKISDVNKIMDSIEDIMRFNSGRVNTIKIGGKEFTGKQVRSMFSLNSTNFTISVNGDDVTFKTIGYGHGVGMSQSGADVMAKSGSTYKEILTHYYTGVSIVNTK; encoded by the coding sequence TTGCGGCGTTATAAAAGTAAAAACAAAAACTGCATACATAAAAAAATAGCTTTGAATAAAAACTTAAAGATAATATTGGTTGCCGTTTTTATCTTGCTTTTTATTTGCATCTTTTGCAATCTAAATTCAACCAGTACTGGCACAAAAGATGGGACAGGCATTTCAATAGATCTTGACGAAAAAGACGTTATGGTTTCACTTTATGACGCGAGCATTGATAAAATAGTGTCTTTACCACTAGAAGAGTATGTTATCGGAGTTGTGGCCGCAGAAATGCCGGCATCTTATGAAGAGGAGGCTTTAAAAGCGCAAGCAGTTGCTGCAAGGACGTTTTACTATTACAAAGTAAAATTAGGAGGATGCAGTGAAACAGGTGCAGATGTCTGTTCCAGAAGTAACCACTGCCAGGCATATGCCAACAACGAAAAACTTCATGAAAAATGGGGAGATAAATATGACGAATATTATAATAAGATAAAAGGATGTGTTTACTCAACTGCCGGCGAAATAATAACGTATAACGGAGAACCTATCGAAGTCTTGTATCATGCCTCCTCAGGCGGAATGACTGAAGACTCCCAAAACGTGTTTTATGCAGCGCGTCCGTATCTTAAAAGCGTAGTCAGCGAAAATGAGCAAAGCGTATCGTCTAACTTCTATGGAAGTGTAACCGTATCTACTGAAAAATTTAAATCCATAATTGAAAAAAACGGCGGTAAAATATCTGATGTTAATAAAATTATGGACTCAATCGAAGACATAATGCGTTTTAATAGCGGAAGAGTAAATACTATAAAAATAGGCGGAAAAGAATTTACAGGTAAACAAGTTAGAAGCATGTTTAGCTTAAATTCCACTAATTTTACTATAAGTGTAAATGGAGATGATGTTACCTTTAAAACCATAGGTTATGGCCACGGCGTTGGCATGAGCCAATCAGGTGCAGACGTTATGGCAAAATCTGGAAGTACTTATAAAGAAATATTAACACATTATTATACGGGTGTTTCAATTGTAAATACAAAATAA
- a CDS encoding M23 family metallopeptidase, with protein sequence MNIYDNNEKVPKHNKGKVKDFFRKQGFYVALFVCIALIGLTALLAINWENQEKDASPTDQSVQNIESEDLANATSPSPSPSPSSSATDNSESTSTTPSFTLTIPVNGEIINQMSTEKLVFNETLNQWSTHNGIDIKGDEGAEVLAAMNGTVESVSQDDLYGYVIKIKHDSDIETVYIGAKPMDGIEEGSKVNAGQQIGTLTNPIFEKHLNTHLHFEVLLNGEYLNPEEYFSE encoded by the coding sequence ATGAATATTTACGATAATAATGAGAAAGTACCCAAACATAATAAAGGAAAAGTAAAAGATTTTTTTAGAAAGCAAGGTTTTTACGTAGCATTATTTGTTTGTATTGCCCTGATAGGATTAACTGCGCTTTTAGCGATAAATTGGGAAAATCAAGAGAAAGATGCGTCGCCGACTGATCAAAGTGTGCAAAACATAGAATCAGAAGATTTGGCTAACGCGACTTCACCGTCGCCTTCTCCTTCGCCAAGCAGCTCGGCTACTGACAACAGCGAATCTACTTCTACTACTCCGTCATTTACCTTAACGATTCCTGTTAATGGAGAGATAATAAACCAAATGTCCACTGAAAAACTCGTATTTAACGAGACTTTAAACCAATGGTCTACGCATAATGGAATAGATATTAAAGGTGATGAAGGTGCCGAGGTCTTAGCGGCAATGAACGGAACCGTAGAGTCTGTTTCCCAAGATGATCTATACGGATATGTTATTAAAATCAAACACGATTCCGATATTGAAACCGTTTATATTGGAGCAAAACCTATGGATGGGATAGAAGAAGGAAGTAAAGTCAACGCTGGCCAGCAAATAGGTACACTTACAAACCCAATATTTGAAAAGCACTTGAATACTCACCTACATTTTGAAGTCTTATTAAACGGAGAATATTTAAACCCTGAAGAATATTTTAGCGAGTAG
- a CDS encoding GtrA family protein codes for MQTKVLDFNYVIYSNNVAFDFYVFCLFSSKKVALNLFSQAIYAFLYILGVYDKAAYMQKFWSFLKYVKDPEKTLKDFYIKNEDKLNLDLIDESTIIASSMPEFLIKAAVNKNTDIISTKVDIKSGIFISPYMIGEEKVSSIEKLHSDYVAYLGSIDDRNFIKACSAAYIYKDNKDIPVSMFKPPAIEKFFKRDFLSFVLIGIINSVNGIFTAYLYSLFLQENIAFIVGYITALFIGYTLNSFITFKEKMSFNKYIRFCISYIPNFIIQNLFVLLFFNVFHWAKLLVFVLAAFFSLPITFIILKVFTFKDEKIY; via the coding sequence ATGCAAACAAAAGTTTTAGACTTTAATTACGTTATATATTCAAATAATGTGGCCTTTGATTTTTATGTCTTTTGCCTATTCTCATCAAAAAAGGTAGCACTTAATCTGTTTTCGCAAGCTATATATGCCTTTTTATATATTTTAGGTGTATATGATAAAGCAGCTTATATGCAAAAATTCTGGAGCTTTTTAAAATATGTAAAAGACCCAGAAAAAACTTTAAAAGATTTTTATATTAAAAATGAAGATAAACTAAATTTAGATCTTATAGATGAAAGTACAATAATTGCCTCGTCTATGCCGGAATTCTTAATTAAGGCTGCTGTCAATAAAAACACGGATATTATTTCAACTAAAGTAGATATAAAAAGCGGAATATTTATATCTCCTTATATGATAGGAGAAGAAAAAGTATCCAGCATAGAAAAACTGCATAGTGATTATGTTGCGTACTTAGGCTCTATTGATGACAGGAATTTTATAAAGGCCTGCAGTGCAGCTTATATATATAAGGACAATAAAGATATTCCCGTTTCTATGTTTAAACCGCCTGCCATAGAAAAATTCTTTAAAAGAGATTTTTTGTCTTTTGTCTTAATAGGTATAATTAACTCTGTTAACGGTATATTTACCGCATATCTTTATTCGCTTTTCTTGCAGGAAAATATTGCGTTTATAGTAGGATATATAACCGCCCTTTTTATTGGCTATACACTCAACAGCTTTATTACATTCAAAGAAAAGATGTCCTTTAATAAATACATCAGATTTTGTATTTCCTATATTCCAAACTTCATAATACAAAACTTATTTGTATTGTTGTTTTTCAATGTCTTTCATTGGGCTAAACTTTTGGTATTTGTGCTTGCTGCGTTCTTTTCCTTGCCCATAACTTTTATAATTCTAAAAGTATTTACATTTAAAGATGAAAAGATATATTAA
- a CDS encoding desulfoferrodoxin family protein, which produces MASEQKFFRCKHCGNLIGMIFNSGVPIICCGEPMEELIPNTVEASNEKHLPVITISGNEAIVNIGSVDHPMIPEHYIQWIYIETKSGGQRKSLKPGDKPQAVFSLKDDELLAAYAYCNIHGLWKTQV; this is translated from the coding sequence ATGGCTAGTGAACAAAAGTTTTTTCGCTGTAAGCATTGTGGTAATTTAATCGGCATGATTTTTAATTCGGGTGTACCTATTATTTGCTGCGGAGAGCCAATGGAGGAGTTAATTCCAAATACGGTTGAAGCATCTAATGAAAAACATCTTCCGGTAATTACAATCTCTGGAAACGAAGCTATAGTGAATATAGGTAGCGTAGATCATCCTATGATACCCGAACATTACATTCAATGGATCTATATAGAAACAAAGAGTGGGGGGCAAAGGAAGAGTTTGAAACCAGGCGACAAGCCGCAGGCGGTCTTTTCACTTAAAGATGATGAACTATTGGCTGCGTATGCTTATTGTAATATCCATGGTCTTTGGAAAACGCAAGTTTAA
- a CDS encoding biotin transporter BioY translates to MKKTHNNRLYMLISCALFAALTAVLAQIQVPLYMVPINLALITVYLSGTLLGAKYGSLSMFLYVIIGALGIPVFAGFAGGLGVLFGKTGGYIIGYIIAAFLIGLLSNFWGFTFLRLLYAMIIGTLSCYLVGTLWFMFVTKIDLWASLTYCVFPFVLGDLVKMILAASLTLRLRKPLINKGLLP, encoded by the coding sequence ATGAAAAAAACACATAACAATAGACTATACATGTTGATATCATGTGCTTTATTTGCTGCTTTAACAGCAGTATTAGCTCAAATTCAGGTACCTCTTTATATGGTGCCTATTAACCTTGCCCTTATTACAGTATACTTATCCGGAACACTGTTAGGTGCTAAATATGGAAGTTTAAGCATGTTTTTATACGTGATCATCGGTGCACTTGGTATACCGGTATTTGCAGGATTTGCCGGTGGGCTGGGTGTTTTATTCGGCAAGACAGGCGGTTATATTATAGGTTATATTATAGCTGCATTTCTAATAGGGCTTTTAAGTAATTTTTGGGGGTTTACTTTTTTAAGGCTTTTGTATGCAATGATTATCGGCACACTATCTTGTTATTTAGTTGGAACTTTATGGTTCATGTTCGTTACAAAGATTGATCTATGGGCAAGCCTTACATATTGCGTATTTCCATTTGTATTGGGAGACCTTGTTAAAATGATACTAGCTGCATCTTTAACATTAAGGCTAAGAAAACCCCTCATAAATAAAGGCCTGCTCCCATAA